CACTTCGCAGGACTGGTCGCCGCGGGCCTGCACCCCAGCCCCGTCCCCTACGCGGACGTCGTCTCCACCACCATCCACAAGACCATCGGCGGTCCCCGCTCCGGCATGATCCTGTGCACCCAGAAGTGGGCCAAGAAGATCGATTCGGCCGTGTTCCCCGGACAGCAGGGCGGTCCGCTGATGCACGTCATCGCCGCCAAGGCCGTGGCGCTCAAGCTCGCCGCCGGCGAGGACTTCAAGGACCGTCAGGCCCGCACCCTCGACGGGGCGAAGATCCTCGCCGAGCGCCTCCAGGCGGAGGATGCGAAGCAGGCCGGGGTGAAGGTGATCTCCGGTGGCACCGACGTGCACCTGGTGCTGGTGGATCTGGTGAACAGCGAGCTCGACGGCCAGCAGGCGGAGGACCGTCTCCACGAGGTCGGCATCACCGTCAACCGCAACGCCGTCCCCAACGACCCGCGCCCGCCGCGCGTCACCTCGGGACTGCGCATCGGCACCCCGGCCCTGGCCACCCGCGGCTTCGGCCCGGAGGAGTTCACCGAGGTCGCCGACATCATCGCGCTGGCCCTCACCGGCGGCGCCGACCTCGAGTCGCTGCGCGCCCGCACCGCGGTCCTGGCGGAGAGGACGCCGCTCTACCCCGAGCTGCAGCAGTACTGAGGGCCGCCGTGGGGCCCGGTGCCGGCGCCGGGCCCCACAGCCGTCCCCGCCACGCACCCACCACCCCTCAGGAGCGCCATGACTGCCCAGACCCTCGACGGCAAGGCCACCGCGAAGACCATCAAGCAGGAGCTCGCCGCACGCGTGAGCCGGCTCCTGGACGCCGGACATGCGCGCCCGGGCCTGGCGACCGTGCTGGTCGGCGATGATCCCGGCAGCGCCGCGTATGTGCGCGGCAAGCACCGCGACAGCGAGCAGATCGGGCTGACCTCGATCCAGAAGCAGCTCCCGGCCGACGCCACCCAGGCGGACGTCGAGGCCCTGGTCGACGCGCTGAACGCGGACCCCTCCTGCACCGGGTACATCGTGCAGCTCCCGTTGCCCGCGCAGATCGACACCGACGCGGTCCTCGAGCGGATCGACCCCGCCAAGGACGCCGACGGACTGCACCCGATGAACCTCGGCCGACTGGTGCTGAATGCCAACAAGCCCATCCACACCCCTTTGCCCTGCACCCCGCGCGCCGTGATCGAGCTGGCCGAGCGCCACGGACTGGACTTCCGGGGCAAGGACGTCGTGGTCGTCGGCCGCGGCATCACCGTGGGCCGTTCCATCGGCGCCCTGCTGACCCGTCGCGAGCACAACGCGACGGTGACCCTGTGCCATACCGGCACCGCCGACCTCCCCTCCCATCTGCGCCGCGCCGACGTGATCATCGCCGCCGCGGGCTCCGCGCACCTGGTGCGCGCCGAGGACGTCGCACCCGGCGCGGTCGTCTTCGACGTCGGCGTCTCCCGCCGTGAGGACCCCGAGGGCGGGAAGGCCGCGCTCGTCGGAGATGTGGACCCGGCGGTCGCCGAGGTCGCCGGCTGGCTCAGCCCCAACCCCGGTGGCGTCGGGCCGATGACCCGTGCGCTGCTGCTGAAGAATGTCGTCGAGGCGGCCGAGCGCGCCGCCGGGATCGAGGTGCCCGCGTGAGCTTCACCCTTGCCACCGTCAACGTCAACGGCCTGCGCGCCGCCGCCCGGAAGGGGATGGGCGAGTGGCTCGCCGCCACCCCCGCCGACGTCGTCACCCTGCAGGAGGTGCGGGCGCCCGAGGAGCTGCTCGGCGGCCTGCTGGGGGAGGACTGGACCATCGTGGGGGAGGCCTCGCAGCTCAAGGGCCGCGCGGGCGTCGCGATCGCCGCCCGCACCTCGCTGGCGGGGATCGACCTGGACGGAGTGCGCCGCGGCCTGCCGGGCCTGGACGCGGACGCGCACACCGGCCGCTGGCTCGAGGCCGACCTCGAGGACCCGCTCGGCGACGGCACCGCGATGACCGTCATCTCCTGCTACATGCACTCGGGCAACACCGAGAAGCCGCAGACCATGACGGACAAGTATGAGTTCCTCGACGTCATGATGGAGCACCTGGAGAAGCTCCGCGCGGAGGGCCGGCACGTGGTCCTCACCGGGGACATCAACATCGCCCACACCGAATGGGACATCAAGAACTGGAAGGGCAATCGGAAGTCCGCCGGCTTCCTGCCCGAGGAGCGCGCCTACCTCGACCGGCTCACGGAGCAGCTCGGCTGGGTGGACGTGCACCGCGCCCGCCACGGTGACGGCCCCGGCCCGTACACCTGGTGGTCGCAGCGCGGCAAGGCCTTCGACAACGACTCCGGCTGGCGGATCGACTATCAGCTGGCCACCCCCGAGCTGGCCGCTCGCGCCGCCTCGGCCCAGGTGGACCGCGCCCCCAGCTATGACACCCGCTGGTCCGACCACGCGCCCTTGGTGATCAGCTACTCCTGAGACGTGCCGCCCGGCTCTCCCGGGCCCGCCCGACGGTGCTATCCTCGCTCCGTCAGGCGGGCCCGCGACGGGGTCGGCGCCGGTGCTCTCACAAGGGGCACGAACCCCCGGGCGGCCCCGGGGCGAGACATATACGGACTGCACACCGCGTTCGCATATCTCTCGGAAGGACCCCTCCATGGCCATCGTCTCCACCCACGTCGCCCGCACCCTCGCCCAGCACATCCACGAGGTGTTCGGCCTCATGGGCAACGGCAACGCCTACTTCCTCGACGCCCTGCTGCGCGAGACCGACGCGACCTTCAGCGCCGTCCGCCATGAGGCCGGAGCCGTGGTCGCCGCCGATGCGCACTTCCGCACCTCCGGCCGGATCGCCGCGGCGACCACCACCTACGGCGCCGGGTTCACCAACACGCTCACCGCCCTCGCCGAGGCCGCCCAGGCCCGGATCCCGCTGGTGCTCGTGGTGGGGGACGAGCCCACCTCCGGACCCCGCCCCTGGGACGTCGACCAGATCGCGATGAGCTCCGCCGTCGGGGTGCGCACCTACACCGTCGGCCGGATCGACGCCGCGGCCGCCACCGTCACCGCGATCGAGCACGCCCTGGCCTACCGGGTGCCGGTGGTGCTGGCGATCCCCTACGACGTCGCCCAGCGAGAGATCGGCGAGGTCCCCACGGTGCCCGGCCCCGGGCACCCCGCGCCCCTGGCCCCGACCGCGGACTTCACCCGTGCCGCGATCGAGCGTCTGGCGTCGATGCTGGCCGCGGCGGAGCGTCCGCTGCTGCTGGCCGGGCATGGCGCCTGGCTGGCCGGGGCGGGCCCCGCCCTCGGCGAGCTCGCGGCCGCGACCGGCGCGGTCACCTCCACCACGGCGCTGGGGCGAGGCATCTTCCCCGAGGCCCGCTACGACATCGGGATCTCCGGCGGCTTCGGCGCCCCCGGCGCGATGGAGCTGGTCCGCTCCGCCGATGTCGCCGTGGTGGTCGGAGCCGGGCTGAACCAGTTCACGATGCGTTTCGGGGAGCTGTTCGCCCCCCATACCGCGGTGTGGCAGATCGACACCGCCGCCTCCGCCACCAACGCCCGGGTCGGCGGATTCGTGCGGGCCGACGCGAGACTCGCCGTCGAGGCCGTCACCGCGGCGCTGCCCGCCCAGGAGAGCGCGGCCCAGCCGTGGCGCGAGAGCATCGACGCCCGCGCGCTGCGTGCCCAGGTCACCGCCCCCGAGCTCGCCGAGGACGGACTGCTGGACCCTCGGGCCGCTGCCGCGCGGCTGGCCGAGCTGCTGCCCGAGGACCGGGTGGTCGTCTCCGACGGCGGCCACTTCATCGCCTGGGCGAACATGTACTGGCCGGTCACCGCTCCGCACCGGATGGCGATGGTCGGCACCGCCTATCAGTCGATCGGCCTGGGCTGGCCCAGCGTGCCCGGGGCCGCTCGCGCCAATCCCGACTCCACCATCGTGCTGACCACCGGCGACGGGGGAGGAGTGATGGCCCTGGCGGATCTGGACTCCGCCGTGCGCACCGCCGGCGGTCGGGGCCTGGCCGTGGTGTGGAACGATGCCGCCTACGGCGCCGAGGTGAACCTCTACGGGCTCAAGGGCCTGGCCGCCGAGCCGATGCTGATCGATCGGATCGACTTCGCCGCCTATGGTGCCGCCGCCGGTGCCGAGGGGGTCGTGGTCCGTCGCCTGGAGGACCTCGAACGCCTGCGCACCTGGAGCCGGGAGGATCCCGCGGAGCGTCCGTTCCTGGTGCTGGACCTGCAGATCTCCCGGACGGTCATCGCGCCGTACCAGGAAGAGGTCATCCGCGTGAACTCCTGAGCGAGCAGCCGCGGGCCGGCAGCGCCCCGCTGAGCCCCTGCCGATCGCACGAGGCCCCGCCCGGAGCATTTCCGGACGGGGCCTCGTCGCGAGCAGGCGGAGCGGTCAGACCCGGCCGGTGATCACGGCCTGCTTCACCTCGGCGATCGCCTTGGTCACCTGGATCCCGCGGGGGCAGGCCTCGGTGCAGTTGAAGGTGGTGCGGCAGCGCCACACGCCCTCCTTGGAGTTCAGGATCTCCAGGCGCTGCTCGCCGGCGTCATCGCGCGAGTCGAAGATGAAGCGGTGCGCGTTGACGATCGCGGCCGGGCCGAAGTACTGCCCATCGGTCCAGAACACCGGGCACGAGGAGGTGCAGGCGGCGCACAGGATGCACTTGGTGGTGTCGTCGAAGCGCTCCCGCTGCTCGGCGGACTGCAGACGCTCGCGGCTGGGCTCCTGACCCCCGGCGACCAGGAAGGGCATGACCTCGCGGTAGGAGTCGAAGAACGGCTCCATGTCGACGATCAGGTCCTTCTCCACCGGCAGGCCCTTGATGGGCTCGATGGTGATCGGCTTGTTGATGTCGAGGTCCTTGAGCAGCGTCTTGCAGGCCAGGCGGTTGCGGCCGTTGATCCGCATCGCATCGGAACCGCATACGCCATGGGCGCAGGAACGGCGGAAGGTCAGCGAGCCGTCCAGGTGCCACTTGATCTCGTGGAGGGCGTCCAGCACCCGGTCCGTGCCGTGCATCGTGACGGTGAAGTCCTCCCAGCGGGCACCCTTCTCGCTGTCGGGATCGAAGCGCGAGATGCGCAGCGTGACCTGGAACGTGGGGATCTCGTCGGCGCCGGACTCGGCCTCGGGCTTCTCAGTGACGGCAGTCATCAGAACGTACGCTCCTTCGGCTCGTAACGGGTGATCACGACGGGCTTGGTGCCCAGTCGGACCGAGGTTCCCTCGAGGCCGTCCTCACCCGGCAGGGTGCGGTAGGCCATGGTGTGCGCGAGGAAGTTGACGTCATCGCGCGTCTCGAAGTCCTCACGGAAGTGGCCGCCGCGGGACTCCCTGCGCTCGAGCGCACCGAGCGCCACGATCTCCGCGAGGTCCAGCAGGAAGCCCAGCTCCACCGCTTCCATCAGGTCCAGGTTAAAGCGCTTGCCCTTGTCCTGGATGGCGACGGTCTCATAGCGCTTCTTGAGCTCCTTGATGTCGGCCAGGGCCGTGCGGCAGGACTCGTCGGTGCGGAACACCTGGACGTTGGTGTCCATCGTCTCCTGCAGCGCGATGCGGATATCCGCGATGCGGTCCTCGGTCGCGGGCCGATCGCGCAGGCGCTGGAGCAGCTCCACGGTGGGGGCCTCGAGCCCCTCCGGGATCTCCGCCAGCTCGACCTCGCCCGCGTGCTCCGCGGCGGCGATGCCGGCGCGGCGGCCGAAGACGTTGATGTCCAGCAGCGAGTTGGTGCCCAGGCGGTTGCCGCCGTGCACCGAGACGCAGGCGGTCTCGCCCGCGGCATACAGCCCGGGGATCACGTCGGTCGCGTTGCGCAGCACTTCACCACGGATGTTGGTGGGGATGCCGCCCATGCCGTAGTGCGCGGTGGGGAACACCGGGATCGGGTCCGTGTACGGCTCCACACCGAGGTAGGTGCGGGCGAACTCGGTGATGTCCGGGAGCTTCGCATCGATGTGCGAGGGCTCCAGGTGGGTGAGGTCGAGATAGACGTAGTCCTTCTTGGGACCGGCACCGCGGCCGTCGCGCACCTCGTTCGCCATCGCGCGTGCCACCACGTCGCGAGGGGCGAGGTCCTTCAGCGTCGGGGCGTAGCGCTCCATGAAGCGCTCCATCTCGCTGTTGCGCAGGATGCCGCCCTCGCCGCGGGCCGCCTCGGAGAGCAGGATGCCCAGTCCGGCCAGGCCCGTGGGGTGGAACTGGAAGAACTCCATGTCCTCCAGCGGGATGCCGCGGCGGAAGGCCATGGCGGGGCCGTCACCGGTGAGGGTGTGGGCGTTCGAGGTGGTCTTGAAGATCTTGCCGAAGCCGCCCGAGGCGAAGACCACGGACTTCGCCCGGAAGATGTGGATCTCACCGGTGGCCAGCTCGTAGGTGACCACGCCGGAGGCGCGCACGCCCTCGTCGCTGCGGGGATCACCGGTCATCAGCACATCGAGCACGTAGTACTCGTTGAAGAACTCCACGTCCTGCTTCACGCAGTTCTGGTAGAGCGTCTGCAGGATCATGTGACCGGTGCGGTCCGCGGCGTAGCAGGAGCGGCGCACCGGCGCCTCGCCGTGGTCGCGGGTGTGCCCGCCGAAGCGGCGCTGGTCGATCTTGCCCTCGGGGGTGCGGTTGAAGGGCAGCCCCATCTTCTCCAGGTCGAGCACCGCGTCGATGGCCTCCTTGGCCATCACCTCCGCCGCATCCTGGTCCACGAGGTAGTCACCGCCCTTGACGGTGTCGTAGGTGTGCCACTCCCAGTTGTCGTCCTCGACGTTGGCCAGCGCGGCGCACATGCCGCCCTGGGCCGCACCGGTGTGGGAGCGCGTGGGATAGAGCTTGGTGACGACGGCGGTGCGGGAGCGCTTGGAGGATTCCAGGGCGGCGCGCATGCCGGCGCCGCCGGCTCCGACGATCACCACGTCGTAGTTATGGGTCTGCATGTCGGGTGACTGCTCCGTTTCGGGTCGACCGGGAAGTGGGGTGGGGCGACCGGCGGACCGGCCGTCCGGGGTGTCAGCCCTCGCAGAAGGAGGGCAGCAGGCTCGGCTCGGCGCCGGCGGGGCACGCGTCGAAGGTGAAGATCACCAGGGTGCCCAGGATGATCGTGACGATCACGGCGAAGTAGAGCAGGCCCTTGAGGACCAGCCGGAGACGGTCGCTGCGCGCGTAGTCGTTGATGATCGTGCGCACGCCGTTGCCGCCGTGGATCAGCCCCAGCCACAGCATCAGCAGGTCCCAGACCTGCCAGAAGGGGGAGGACCACTTGCCGCCGACGAAGGCGAAGTCGATCGCCTGGACCCCCTGGCCCAGCCACAGGTTCACGAAGAGGTGGCCGAAGACGAGGATGACCAGCAGGAGCCCGGAGGCGCGCATGAACATCCACGAGATCATCTCGGAGTTGATCCCGCGCTGGGCGGTGCGGCGGTAGCGGGTGCTCGGATCGGGGATGGAGGTGGTGGACATCGTGATCACGCTCCGAACATGTGCATGAGATGGCGGGGGAGGAAGCCGGCCATGAGGACGACCCACACGATCACGACGCCCCAGAACAGGGAGCGCTGACGCTTGGGGCCCTGGGACCAGAAGTCCACCAGGATGAGGCGCAGGCCGTTGAGGGCATGGAAGAGGACCGCGCCGACGAGGCCGACCTCGCCGAGGCCGAACACCACGGTCTTGTAGTGCCCGATCACCTCGTTGTAGGCCTCGGGGGAGACGCGGACGAGAGCGGTGTCCAGGACGTGCACGAGCAGGAACAGGAAGATGAGCATTCCTGAGATGCGGTGGGCGACCCAGGACCACATGCCCTCGCGTCCGCGATAGAGCGTCCCGGATTGGGCTGAAGCCACGGAGATCCTCCAGAAGCGTCGGGATGGTGCCGGGAGCAGTGAGGAGATGCCGTGGAGTGCGTCCGGCATCTCTCCGGAGGAACCCTCCGGACGGCGGTCGCGACGTGGACCGCCCGCGGACGGGCTTTTCACGACACGGCGACATCATCATCGCCCCCGACAGGGGCATGTTCAGCGTAGCACCAGGCAGGGGCTGTGCTGTGCGATCCTCAGCGAGTCGTCGACGGGTGCTGCGGACCTCCGGGGGATCGGGTCGGCGCTTCGATACGCTGGAGCGATGCGTCCGCATCCCTTCGTGCCCGTGATCCCGGCCGGTGGCGCCGGGACCCGACTGTGGCCGCTCTCACGCCGATCGCGTCCGAAGTTCCTGCTGGACCTGACGGGCGAGGGCCGCAGCCTGCTGCAGGGCACGGTGGAGCGACTGGCGTCGCTGGCCGATCATCCGCCGATCGTGGTCACCGGCACCGCGCACGAGGCTGCGGTGCGGGAGCAGCTGGACGGGTCGGGACTCGCCCGGGTGGTCGCCGAGCCGTCCCCGCGCAACTCGATGCCGGCGATCGCGCTCGCGGCCGCGCTGGTGGAGCGCGAGCGGCCCGGGGCGATCATCGGCTCCTTCGCCGCCGATCACCTGATCGAGGACCACGAGGCCTTCGCCCGCGCCGTGCTGCTCGCCCGGGAGGCCGCCGAGAGCGGATACCTGGTGACCCTCGGGATCACCCCCACCCATCCCGCCACCGGGTTCGGGTACATCGAAGTGGCCGAGGCAGACGGGGGCCACGCCGGGCCGGATCTCCACGCCGCCGGCGGGCGGGGAGCGCTCCCGCCCGGTGCCCATCCCGTGGCCCGCTTCGTGGAGAAGCCGGACCGTGAGCGCGCCGAGCAGTTCCTGGCCACCGGCCGCTTCCTCTGGAACGCCGGGATGTTCGTGGTGCGAGCCTCGGTGCTGCTGGACGAGCTGGCGGTGCAGATCCCCTCCCTGGCCGCCGGGGTCCGTGAGATCGCCGCCGCGCACGGCACGGACCAGCACCAGGAGGTGCTCGAGCGGGTCTGGCCGCGACTGACCGCGATCGCGATCGACCATGCGCTGGCCGAGCCCCTGGCCGTCGACGGCAAGGTCGCGGTGGTGCCGGCCAGCATCGGCTGGGATGACGTGGGGGACTTCTCCGCGCTCGCCCGGCAGCTGCGCGAGCATCCGGGCCGGGCCGTCCCGGAGAGCGCTGAGAGCGCGCCGTCAGAGGGTGGTGGGCGGGGCGCGGACGGCGGTGATGTCCGGGTGCTGGGAAGCGCCACGGTCGATGCCGTCTCCTCCCGCGCCACGGTGTACGGTGCCACGGATCGCCACATCGCCCTGGTCGGGCTGGACGGCATCAGCATCGTCGACACCGAGGACGCGCTGCTGGTGCTCGCCGACGAACAGGCGCAGGACCTCTCCGTGCTCGTCGCGCGTCTCGACCAGCGCGGGCTGGGCCGCCTGCGCTGACGTCGACCGCCCGCAGCGGCCACTGCGAGGGCGTCGGCCCGCTCCGCACCGGAAGCGGGGCCGTCCCGAATCGATGCAGGGGAGCGCACAGGTGGAGCAGACGCAGCAGGTCCTGCTGGGGACCGCGGAGCAGCGGTCGATGCTGGGGCCGACGGGTCTGATCGCCCGGACGGTCGCCGAGTCCGAGGACGCGCTGCGCGAGGTGCGCAGGCACCTCCACCGCCATCCCGAGCTCTCCCACCAGGAGCACGCCACCACCGACGTCATCGAGGAGCACCTGCGCGGCCTCGGGCTCTCCCCGCAGCGGATGGCGCACACCGGGCTGATCTGCGACATCCCCGGCGAGGACCCGGCCCTGGGACTGATGGCCCTGCGCGCCGACATGGACGCGCTCGGCATCCCCGAGCTGACCACCGTCGCCTTCCGCTCGAGGGTCGACGGCGTCTCCCACGCCTGCGGGCACGATGTCCACATGAGCGCGGTCCTCGGCGCGGCGACCGCGCTGGTCCGGGTCGCCGATGCCGGTGGCCTCCGGCGCGGGGTGCGGCTGGTGTTCCAGCCCGCCGAGGAGATGCATCCCTGCGGCGCACTCGAGCTGATCGGCCAGGGCGTGCTGGAGGGGGTCGACTCGATCCTCGCCCTGCACTGCGACCCGGGGGTAGACGTCGGCCATGTGGGCCTGAAGTCCGGCCCCATCACCTCCGCCACCGATCCGGTGAAGGTCCTGGTGCGCGGCGCCGGCGGGCACACCTCGCGTCCCCACCTCACCCAGGACCTCGTCTACGCGCTCGGCTCGATCGCCACCCAGCTCCCGGCGGCGCTGAACCGACGGATGGATCCGCGCTCCGGCGTGAACCTGACCT
The window above is part of the Brachybacterium vulturis genome. Proteins encoded here:
- the glyA gene encoding serine hydroxymethyltransferase; amino-acid sequence: MNVLDQSIADLDPDIAQVLDRELARQQRTLEMIASENFVPRAVLQAQGSVLTNKYAEGYPGRRYYGGCEEVDVAEQIAIDRAKELFGAEHANVQPHSGASANAAVMHALARPGDKLMGLSLAHGGHLTHGMKINFSGRLYDIVAYETEAETGQIDMAKVREVALAEQPKVIVAGWSAYTRQLDFPAFREIADEVGAALWVDMAHFAGLVAAGLHPSPVPYADVVSTTIHKTIGGPRSGMILCTQKWAKKIDSAVFPGQQGGPLMHVIAAKAVALKLAAGEDFKDRQARTLDGAKILAERLQAEDAKQAGVKVISGGTDVHLVLVDLVNSELDGQQAEDRLHEVGITVNRNAVPNDPRPPRVTSGLRIGTPALATRGFGPEEFTEVADIIALALTGGADLESLRARTAVLAERTPLYPELQQY
- a CDS encoding bifunctional methylenetetrahydrofolate dehydrogenase/methenyltetrahydrofolate cyclohydrolase, with translation MTAQTLDGKATAKTIKQELAARVSRLLDAGHARPGLATVLVGDDPGSAAYVRGKHRDSEQIGLTSIQKQLPADATQADVEALVDALNADPSCTGYIVQLPLPAQIDTDAVLERIDPAKDADGLHPMNLGRLVLNANKPIHTPLPCTPRAVIELAERHGLDFRGKDVVVVGRGITVGRSIGALLTRREHNATVTLCHTGTADLPSHLRRADVIIAAAGSAHLVRAEDVAPGAVVFDVGVSRREDPEGGKAALVGDVDPAVAEVAGWLSPNPGGVGPMTRALLLKNVVEAAERAAGIEVPA
- a CDS encoding exodeoxyribonuclease III, with product MSFTLATVNVNGLRAAARKGMGEWLAATPADVVTLQEVRAPEELLGGLLGEDWTIVGEASQLKGRAGVAIAARTSLAGIDLDGVRRGLPGLDADAHTGRWLEADLEDPLGDGTAMTVISCYMHSGNTEKPQTMTDKYEFLDVMMEHLEKLRAEGRHVVLTGDINIAHTEWDIKNWKGNRKSAGFLPEERAYLDRLTEQLGWVDVHRARHGDGPGPYTWWSQRGKAFDNDSGWRIDYQLATPELAARAASAQVDRAPSYDTRWSDHAPLVISYS
- a CDS encoding thiamine pyrophosphate-binding protein, which encodes MAIVSTHVARTLAQHIHEVFGLMGNGNAYFLDALLRETDATFSAVRHEAGAVVAADAHFRTSGRIAAATTTYGAGFTNTLTALAEAAQARIPLVLVVGDEPTSGPRPWDVDQIAMSSAVGVRTYTVGRIDAAAATVTAIEHALAYRVPVVLAIPYDVAQREIGEVPTVPGPGHPAPLAPTADFTRAAIERLASMLAAAERPLLLAGHGAWLAGAGPALGELAAATGAVTSTTALGRGIFPEARYDIGISGGFGAPGAMELVRSADVAVVVGAGLNQFTMRFGELFAPHTAVWQIDTAASATNARVGGFVRADARLAVEAVTAALPAQESAAQPWRESIDARALRAQVTAPELAEDGLLDPRAAAARLAELLPEDRVVVSDGGHFIAWANMYWPVTAPHRMAMVGTAYQSIGLGWPSVPGAARANPDSTIVLTTGDGGGVMALADLDSAVRTAGGRGLAVVWNDAAYGAEVNLYGLKGLAAEPMLIDRIDFAAYGAAAGAEGVVVRRLEDLERLRTWSREDPAERPFLVLDLQISRTVIAPYQEEVIRVNS
- a CDS encoding succinate dehydrogenase iron-sulfur subunit, translated to MTAVTEKPEAESGADEIPTFQVTLRISRFDPDSEKGARWEDFTVTMHGTDRVLDALHEIKWHLDGSLTFRRSCAHGVCGSDAMRINGRNRLACKTLLKDLDINKPITIEPIKGLPVEKDLIVDMEPFFDSYREVMPFLVAGGQEPSRERLQSAEQRERFDDTTKCILCAACTSSCPVFWTDGQYFGPAAIVNAHRFIFDSRDDAGEQRLEILNSKEGVWRCRTTFNCTEACPRGIQVTKAIAEVKQAVITGRV
- the sdhA gene encoding succinate dehydrogenase flavoprotein subunit gives rise to the protein MQTHNYDVVIVGAGGAGMRAALESSKRSRTAVVTKLYPTRSHTGAAQGGMCAALANVEDDNWEWHTYDTVKGGDYLVDQDAAEVMAKEAIDAVLDLEKMGLPFNRTPEGKIDQRRFGGHTRDHGEAPVRRSCYAADRTGHMILQTLYQNCVKQDVEFFNEYYVLDVLMTGDPRSDEGVRASGVVTYELATGEIHIFRAKSVVFASGGFGKIFKTTSNAHTLTGDGPAMAFRRGIPLEDMEFFQFHPTGLAGLGILLSEAARGEGGILRNSEMERFMERYAPTLKDLAPRDVVARAMANEVRDGRGAGPKKDYVYLDLTHLEPSHIDAKLPDITEFARTYLGVEPYTDPIPVFPTAHYGMGGIPTNIRGEVLRNATDVIPGLYAAGETACVSVHGGNRLGTNSLLDINVFGRRAGIAAAEHAGEVELAEIPEGLEAPTVELLQRLRDRPATEDRIADIRIALQETMDTNVQVFRTDESCRTALADIKELKKRYETVAIQDKGKRFNLDLMEAVELGFLLDLAEIVALGALERRESRGGHFREDFETRDDVNFLAHTMAYRTLPGEDGLEGTSVRLGTKPVVITRYEPKERTF
- a CDS encoding succinate dehydrogenase hydrophobic membrane anchor subunit, giving the protein MSTTSIPDPSTRYRRTAQRGINSEMISWMFMRASGLLLVILVFGHLFVNLWLGQGVQAIDFAFVGGKWSSPFWQVWDLLMLWLGLIHGGNGVRTIINDYARSDRLRLVLKGLLYFAVIVTIILGTLVIFTFDACPAGAEPSLLPSFCEG
- the sdhC gene encoding succinate dehydrogenase, cytochrome b556 subunit; translation: MASAQSGTLYRGREGMWSWVAHRISGMLIFLFLLVHVLDTALVRVSPEAYNEVIGHYKTVVFGLGEVGLVGAVLFHALNGLRLILVDFWSQGPKRQRSLFWGVVIVWVVLMAGFLPRHLMHMFGA
- a CDS encoding mannose-1-phosphate guanylyltransferase produces the protein MRPHPFVPVIPAGGAGTRLWPLSRRSRPKFLLDLTGEGRSLLQGTVERLASLADHPPIVVTGTAHEAAVREQLDGSGLARVVAEPSPRNSMPAIALAAALVERERPGAIIGSFAADHLIEDHEAFARAVLLAREAAESGYLVTLGITPTHPATGFGYIEVAEADGGHAGPDLHAAGGRGALPPGAHPVARFVEKPDRERAEQFLATGRFLWNAGMFVVRASVLLDELAVQIPSLAAGVREIAAAHGTDQHQEVLERVWPRLTAIAIDHALAEPLAVDGKVAVVPASIGWDDVGDFSALARQLREHPGRAVPESAESAPSEGGGRGADGGDVRVLGSATVDAVSSRATVYGATDRHIALVGLDGISIVDTEDALLVLADEQAQDLSVLVARLDQRGLGRLR
- a CDS encoding M20 family metallopeptidase, which encodes MEQTQQVLLGTAEQRSMLGPTGLIARTVAESEDALREVRRHLHRHPELSHQEHATTDVIEEHLRGLGLSPQRMAHTGLICDIPGEDPALGLMALRADMDALGIPELTTVAFRSRVDGVSHACGHDVHMSAVLGAATALVRVADAGGLRRGVRLVFQPAEEMHPCGALELIGQGVLEGVDSILALHCDPGVDVGHVGLKSGPITSATDPVKVLVRGAGGHTSRPHLTQDLVYALGSIATQLPAALNRRMDPRSGVNLTWGSIHAGSAFNAIPSSGTLEGTLRCLDHEAWDRAEELLETILADLVRPWGVEARVSHDRGVPPVSNAASSVDVLASAVQGVLGLDNLDPTAQSLGGEDFAWYLEKVPGALARLGTRTPGGRTYDLHMGDLMIDERAIGIGASVLAAACVQRDLLPV